Proteins encoded in a region of the Streptococcus sanguinis genome:
- a CDS encoding phosphoribosylanthranilate isomerase: MTKIKICGLSTASAVETACQAGADYIGFVFAESRRRVSLEQAQKLATLVPPAVRKVGVFVSPSLAELLEAISVANLDLVQIHGDFDEELLTQVGRPVIRAYQVSGALKDVSQQSDYLLFDAPVAGSGQTFDWQAFDKNQIQQPFFIAGGLNSGNVREAIQHFAPYAVDVSSGVETDGQKDLEKITEFIERVKDGI; encoded by the coding sequence TTGACAAAGATTAAGATTTGCGGCTTATCAACGGCCAGTGCTGTGGAAACTGCATGTCAGGCTGGTGCAGATTACATTGGATTTGTCTTTGCTGAGAGCCGTCGAAGAGTTAGTTTGGAGCAAGCTCAGAAGTTAGCTACCTTGGTGCCGCCTGCTGTCCGAAAGGTAGGAGTTTTCGTCTCTCCGAGCTTGGCAGAGCTGCTTGAAGCTATTTCAGTGGCAAATCTAGATTTGGTGCAGATTCATGGCGATTTTGATGAAGAGCTCCTGACTCAGGTTGGCCGGCCGGTTATTCGAGCTTATCAGGTCAGTGGAGCGTTAAAAGATGTCAGCCAACAGTCGGACTATCTGCTATTTGATGCACCAGTTGCTGGTAGTGGTCAGACCTTTGACTGGCAAGCTTTTGACAAGAATCAAATCCAACAGCCCTTCTTTATCGCCGGTGGTTTGAATTCAGGAAATGTCCGAGAAGCGATTCAGCACTTCGCCCCTTATGCAGTTGATGTCTCAAGCGGGGTTGAGACTGACGGCCAGAAGGACTTAGAAAAGATAACAGAATTTATAGAAAGAGTGAAAGATGGCATATAA
- the trpC gene encoding indole-3-glycerol phosphate synthase TrpC encodes MSKEFLPTILKQKEQEVAAMSYEELQPMRSTYSLYEYLKSHPQELQLIAEVKKASPSLGDINLGVDIVEQACTYERCGAAMISVLTDEIFFKGHLDYLREISSQVTIPTLNKDFIIDEKQIIRARNAGATVILLIVAALSEKRLQELYDFATGLGLEVLVETHNLAELEIAHRIGAQIIGVNNRNLVTFETDINTSIQLSAHFKDGRVYVSESAIFSKEDAELVAPYFHAVLVGTALMQAEDVAEKIKELKIDKD; translated from the coding sequence ATGAGCAAAGAATTTCTCCCGACCATTCTAAAGCAAAAAGAGCAGGAAGTGGCGGCCATGTCCTACGAAGAGCTGCAACCTATGCGTTCGACCTATTCCCTCTATGAGTATCTTAAAAGCCATCCTCAAGAGCTGCAGCTGATTGCTGAGGTCAAAAAAGCCAGCCCCAGTCTGGGAGATATTAATCTCGGTGTGGATATTGTGGAGCAGGCTTGCACCTATGAACGATGCGGTGCAGCTATGATTTCGGTCCTGACAGATGAGATTTTCTTCAAAGGACATCTGGATTACCTGAGAGAGATTTCCAGTCAAGTGACCATTCCAACCCTCAATAAGGACTTTATCATTGATGAAAAGCAGATTATTCGTGCCCGAAATGCAGGAGCGACGGTTATTCTTCTGATCGTGGCTGCCTTGTCTGAAAAGCGGCTGCAAGAACTCTACGATTTTGCGACAGGTCTAGGCTTGGAAGTTCTGGTCGAAACCCATAATCTGGCGGAGCTGGAAATTGCCCATAGAATAGGTGCACAGATAATCGGTGTTAATAACCGCAATCTAGTTACTTTTGAGACAGATATAAATACCAGTATCCAGCTGTCTGCCCATTTCAAAGATGGCAGGGTTTACGTATCAGAATCCGCTATTTTCAGCAAGGAAGATGCTGAGCTAGTAGCTCCTTATTTCCATGCGGTTTTAGTTGGAACAGCCCTGATGCAGGCTGAGGATGTGGCAGAAAAAATCAAGGAGCTAAAAATTGACAAAGATTAA
- the trpD gene encoding anthranilate phosphoribosyltransferase, with translation MKEIIAKLADFKDLSSAEMTDVIERIVTGRVTESQIVAFLLGLKMKGETIEERTALAQVMRGHAKQIPTTIRTAMDNCGTGGDKSFSFNVSTTAAFVLAGGGIKMAKHGNRSISSKSGSADVLEALGINLDLDAASLGKVFEQTGIVFLFAKNMHPAMKYIMPARLSLGIPTIMNLTGPLIHPMSLETQLLGSSRPDMLESTAEVLKNMGRKRAVVVSGPDGLDEAGLHGRTQYALLENGQISLHSFLPSDVYMEEIPLEAIRGGNAKENAEILLSVLQNQASPYLETAVLNAGLGFYANGKSDSTEEGIVLARQVIASGAAYEKLKQLQEYQK, from the coding sequence ATGAAAGAGATTATTGCAAAACTAGCTGATTTTAAGGATTTAAGCAGCGCTGAGATGACAGATGTGATTGAGCGTATTGTCACCGGACGGGTGACAGAGTCTCAAATTGTAGCCTTCTTACTGGGGCTCAAGATGAAGGGGGAGACGATTGAGGAACGAACGGCTTTGGCTCAGGTAATGCGAGGCCATGCTAAGCAGATTCCGACCACTATCCGCACTGCCATGGACAATTGCGGTACGGGCGGGGACAAGTCTTTCAGCTTCAATGTTTCAACTACAGCAGCTTTTGTACTGGCAGGTGGCGGGATTAAGATGGCCAAGCACGGCAATCGCTCCATTTCTTCTAAGTCAGGATCAGCTGATGTGTTAGAAGCTCTGGGTATCAATCTAGACTTGGACGCTGCTAGCTTGGGCAAGGTTTTTGAGCAGACAGGTATCGTCTTTCTCTTCGCAAAGAATATGCACCCAGCCATGAAATACATCATGCCAGCCCGTCTTAGCCTAGGTATTCCCACTATCATGAACCTAACTGGTCCGCTTATCCATCCCATGAGTCTAGAAACTCAGCTTTTGGGGAGCAGCCGGCCGGATATGCTAGAGAGTACGGCAGAGGTCTTGAAAAATATGGGTCGCAAACGTGCAGTAGTCGTGTCAGGTCCAGATGGTCTGGATGAGGCGGGTCTTCATGGCCGAACCCAGTATGCTCTGCTGGAAAATGGACAAATCAGCCTGCACAGCTTTCTGCCGTCAGATGTTTACATGGAAGAAATACCTCTTGAAGCGATTCGTGGGGGTAATGCCAAGGAAAATGCAGAAATTCTGCTATCTGTCCTGCAAAATCAAGCCAGTCCCTATCTAGAAACGGCAGTTCTGAATGCGGGATTGGGATTTTATGCTAATGGGAAATCAGACAGCACAGAAGAAGGAATAGTTCTAGCCCGCCAAGTGATTGCTAGCGGCGCAGCCTATGAAAAACTCAAGCAACTACAGGAGTATCAGAAATGA
- a CDS encoding aminodeoxychorismate/anthranilate synthase component II, whose product MILLIDNYDSFTYNLAQYIGNFAEVKVLRNDDVGLYQAAEEADALVLSPGPGWPADAGRMEELIRDFAGKKPILGICLGHQAIAEVFGGKLGLAPKVMHGKQSILRFEGESPIYQGIEDGQPVMRYHSILIEEMPEDFEVTARAADDNSIMAIQHKSLPIYGFQYHPESIGTPDGLSSIKNFIDLVK is encoded by the coding sequence ATGATTTTATTGATTGATAATTATGATTCTTTTACTTACAATCTAGCCCAGTATATCGGCAATTTTGCAGAAGTTAAGGTCTTGCGAAATGATGATGTAGGTCTTTATCAAGCAGCAGAAGAAGCTGATGCTTTGGTTCTGTCTCCGGGTCCAGGCTGGCCAGCGGATGCAGGACGGATGGAAGAACTTATCCGCGATTTTGCTGGCAAAAAGCCGATTTTAGGGATTTGCTTGGGGCATCAAGCCATTGCAGAAGTATTTGGCGGAAAGCTAGGTTTGGCTCCCAAAGTCATGCATGGCAAGCAAAGTATTCTGCGCTTTGAGGGGGAATCTCCTATCTATCAGGGAATAGAGGATGGGCAGCCGGTCATGCGCTATCATTCGATTTTGATTGAGGAGATGCCGGAGGATTTTGAAGTGACAGCTCGAGCGGCTGATGATAACTCAATCATGGCTATCCAGCACAAGAGTCTGCCCATTTATGGTTTTCAGTATCATCCTGAAAGTATTGGCACGCCGGACGGCTTGTCGTCTATCAAGAACTTCATCGACTTAGTAAAGTAA
- the trpE gene encoding anthranilate synthase component I, producing MQKILPADILSPILAYMRIQGDHKVILESIPRDSETARFSILAYNPVFEVRYENGRLTKNGQAIEADPLDYLHELAVKKDHHSDLPFGGGAIGFVGYDMISLYEEIGQIPADVIGTPDMHFFVYESYMVFDHKKDKVYIVEEALYSDRSEADLATSLERIMTELAQPAADEFSSLELSSLNFQSHIEQTAFEKMVEEARSLIRQGDMFQCVLSQRFSAEYSGKPLDYYRNLRVTNPSNYLYFYDFGDYQIIGASPESLVSVKQGQVTTNPIAGTRPRGKDEREDKALAEELLADEKEVAEHRMLVDLGRNDIGKIVQNKSVEITKYMEVEYFRYVMHLTSVVRGQLLPQLTAMDALKSTLPAGTVSGAPKIRAMKRIYELEQEKRGIYAGAIGYLSATGDMDVAIAIRTMILKNGRAYVQAGAGIVYDSIPTNEYQETINKAKSMTKIGEMQ from the coding sequence ATGCAAAAGATTTTACCAGCTGATATTTTATCGCCGATTCTAGCTTACATGCGGATTCAGGGCGACCACAAGGTGATTTTGGAAAGTATTCCGAGAGATAGCGAAACAGCTCGCTTTTCTATCCTAGCTTATAACCCAGTCTTTGAAGTTCGCTATGAAAATGGCCGGTTAACAAAGAACGGGCAAGCAATCGAGGCGGATCCATTGGACTATCTGCATGAGTTGGCAGTGAAAAAAGATCATCATTCAGACCTGCCTTTTGGTGGTGGAGCCATCGGCTTTGTAGGTTACGATATGATTTCCCTCTATGAGGAGATTGGCCAGATTCCAGCTGATGTGATTGGAACGCCGGATATGCACTTTTTCGTCTATGAGAGTTACATGGTTTTTGACCATAAAAAAGACAAGGTCTATATCGTTGAGGAGGCGCTCTACAGTGATAGAAGCGAAGCTGATTTGGCTACTAGTCTGGAGCGTATCATGACTGAGCTGGCGCAGCCTGCGGCAGATGAATTTTCATCGCTGGAACTGTCCAGTTTGAACTTCCAGAGCCATATCGAGCAGACAGCTTTTGAAAAAATGGTGGAAGAAGCGCGGAGCTTGATTCGGCAGGGCGACATGTTCCAATGTGTGCTCAGTCAGCGGTTTTCAGCAGAGTATTCTGGTAAACCACTGGATTACTATCGCAATCTGCGCGTGACCAACCCTTCCAACTATCTCTACTTTTATGACTTCGGGGATTATCAGATTATCGGAGCCAGTCCAGAAAGTCTGGTCTCTGTCAAGCAGGGTCAGGTTACGACCAATCCTATCGCTGGAACCAGACCGCGTGGGAAGGATGAAAGAGAAGATAAGGCCTTGGCAGAGGAGTTGCTGGCTGACGAGAAGGAAGTGGCTGAACACCGTATGTTAGTTGATTTGGGGCGTAATGATATCGGTAAAATTGTCCAGAATAAGAGCGTGGAGATCACGAAGTACATGGAAGTAGAGTATTTCCGCTATGTCATGCATCTGACTAGTGTGGTCCGTGGTCAGCTTCTGCCTCAACTGACAGCCATGGATGCGCTCAAGTCAACCCTGCCAGCTGGTACCGTCTCGGGCGCGCCTAAGATTCGAGCTATGAAGCGAATTTATGAGCTGGAGCAGGAAAAGCGTGGTATTTATGCGGGTGCTATTGGCTATCTGTCTGCGACAGGCGATATGGATGTTGCTATTGCTATCCGAACCATGATTTTGAAAAATGGCAGAGCTTACGTTCAAGCTGGAGCGGGTATTGTTTATGACTCAATCCCTACTAATGAATACCAAGAAACCATCAACAAGGCCAAATCAATGACCAAGATAGGAGAGATGCAATGA
- the trpB gene encoding tryptophan synthase subunit beta — protein MTETKGYFGQFGGSFVPEPIQALLDELEATFEKYKDDPEFLNEYRHYLSDYSGRETPLYYAESLTQHLGGAKIYMKREDLNHLGSHKLNNVLGQILLAKRMGKTRVIAETGAGQHGVATAAAAAKFGMKCDVYMGAEDVERQRLNVFRMEMMGATVHAVETGTKTLKDAVDAAFGAWMSDLEAFYVLGSAVGPHPYPTIVHEFQKVISEESRRQILDKEGRLPDYVIACVGGGSNAIGAFSQYVADEEVKLVGVEAAGRGLDTDQHAATMTKGSVGVVDGMKTYAVFAEDGQVAPVYSISAGLDYPGVGPEHAFFKDSGRVEYVAATDDEAVDALLLLTQKEGILPAIESSHAIAEAINRAPQLSSDQIIIINVSGRGDKDVAAIADYLEKRK, from the coding sequence ATGACAGAAACTAAAGGATATTTTGGACAATTCGGTGGCTCCTTTGTACCGGAGCCTATCCAGGCCTTGCTGGATGAATTGGAAGCGACTTTTGAGAAGTATAAGGATGACCCAGAATTTTTAAATGAATACCGACATTATTTGTCAGATTATTCAGGCCGGGAAACTCCGCTCTACTATGCAGAAAGTCTGACCCAGCATCTGGGCGGAGCTAAGATTTATATGAAGCGGGAAGATCTCAATCATCTGGGCTCGCATAAGCTCAATAATGTTTTGGGGCAGATTCTTCTAGCTAAGCGCATGGGCAAGACCCGAGTTATTGCTGAAACTGGAGCTGGTCAGCATGGTGTGGCAACTGCGGCAGCCGCAGCTAAGTTTGGTATGAAGTGCGATGTCTACATGGGTGCAGAGGATGTAGAGCGCCAGCGCCTTAATGTCTTCCGCATGGAAATGATGGGTGCGACTGTTCACGCTGTGGAAACAGGCACCAAAACCCTCAAGGATGCTGTGGATGCAGCTTTTGGAGCTTGGATGAGCGATTTGGAAGCCTTCTATGTTTTGGGTTCTGCTGTCGGACCTCACCCTTATCCGACCATTGTCCATGAGTTCCAAAAGGTGATCAGTGAAGAATCTCGCCGTCAGATTTTGGACAAGGAAGGCCGCTTGCCGGACTATGTCATTGCCTGCGTAGGCGGTGGCTCCAATGCTATCGGTGCCTTCTCCCAGTATGTTGCGGATGAAGAAGTCAAGTTAGTGGGGGTTGAAGCGGCTGGACGGGGTCTTGATACAGACCAGCATGCGGCGACCATGACCAAGGGAAGTGTCGGAGTAGTGGACGGTATGAAGACTTACGCTGTCTTTGCTGAAGATGGTCAGGTCGCACCAGTTTACTCCATTTCAGCAGGCTTGGACTATCCTGGAGTTGGTCCCGAACATGCTTTCTTTAAAGATTCTGGCCGAGTAGAATACGTAGCCGCGACAGATGATGAAGCTGTGGATGCCTTGCTCCTCTTGACACAAAAGGAAGGAATTTTGCCGGCAATCGAAAGCTCCCATGCCATTGCTGAAGCTATCAACCGAGCTCCGCAACTGTCATCTGATCAAATCATCATTATCAATGTATCTGGTCGCGGAGACAAGGATGTGGCAGCCATTGCCGACTATCTAGAAAAACGAAAATAA
- a CDS encoding VanZ family protein has protein sequence MFSLKNYLTSDGELTAKGRKLLVGGSWLYFLMLCILCFIPQVPEPGMETPGVQYFGRIVVLLIPFNSFVNIGEITSWIQLVKVFIQNLANIFLLSPLIFQLLWLFPKLRKTKKVVWLSFGMSLSIEVTQILLDLLINANRVFEIDDLWTNTLGGYLAWRAFQLGQKIWKNRQDDAFKRD, from the coding sequence ATGTTCAGCCTTAAGAACTATCTGACTTCAGACGGTGAGCTGACAGCTAAGGGGCGGAAATTGCTGGTAGGGGGAAGCTGGCTCTATTTCTTGATGCTTTGCATTCTGTGTTTTATTCCTCAGGTTCCAGAGCCGGGAATGGAGACGCCGGGAGTCCAGTATTTTGGCCGAATAGTGGTTTTGTTAATCCCTTTTAATTCCTTTGTTAATATTGGCGAGATTACTTCTTGGATCCAGCTGGTCAAGGTCTTTATCCAAAATCTAGCCAATATCTTCTTACTGTCGCCATTAATCTTTCAATTGCTTTGGCTCTTTCCAAAATTGCGGAAGACCAAGAAGGTTGTATGGTTGAGCTTTGGGATGAGTCTGTCTATTGAAGTGACTCAGATTCTGCTGGACCTTCTAATCAACGCCAATCGAGTCTTTGAGATTGATGATCTCTGGACCAATACTTTGGGTGGTTATCTGGCTTGGCGGGCATTTCAGCTTGGTCAGAAAATCTGGAAAAATCGTCAAGATGACGCTTTCAAAAGAGATTAG